From the Arctopsyche grandis isolate Sample6627 chromosome 11, ASM5162203v2, whole genome shotgun sequence genome, one window contains:
- the amon gene encoding prohormone processing protease amontillado has protein sequence MWPRLVVWLALSAGAGLHAKQSLFTNSFLVRLRRAGGAPLATQVAARTGFDYLGPVLSSESEFHFAHRALPHARSRRSVPHMRLLKKDPEVHSAVQQAGFARVKRGYRPLGAREDSGAAVGALPPPSDPYFPLQWYLKNTGQNGGKARLDLNVEAAWAQGVTGKNVTTAIMDDGVDYMHPDLKYNYNAEASYDFSSNDPFPYPRYTDDWFNSHGTRCAGEVAAARDNGVCGVGVAYDSKIAGIRMLDQPYMTDLIEANSMGHEPHKIDIYSASWGPTDDGKTVDGPRNATMRAIVRGVNEGRNGLGNIYVWASGDGGEDDDCNCDGYAASMWTVSINSAINDGQNAHYDESCSSTLASTFSNGAKDPATGVATTDLYGKCTTTHSGTSAAAPEAAGVFALALEANPSLTWRDIQHLTVLTSKRNSLFDAKGRFHWTMNGVGLEFNHLFGFGVLDAGAMVALAKPWRTVPARYHCEAGVLLGSHEIPSGRSLLLKIKTEACFGKDTAVSYLEHVQAVVTANATRRGDLELFLTSPMGTRSMILSRRANDDDSRDGFTKWPFMTTHTWGEYPQGTWLLEASFNSKTPQRGWLREWSLVLHGTREAPYEGLRAADPHSKLAIVKKAHEERASL, from the exons GTTCTCAGCTCCGAGTCTGAGTTTCACTTTGCCCATCGAGCTCTACCGCACGCACGCTCGCGGAGGAGTGTGCCTCATATGAGATTATTGAAAAAGGATCCAGAG GTTCACTCGGCCGTACAGCAGGCAGGATTTGCGAGGGTCAAGCGAGGATATCGACCCTTGGGTGCGAGGGAAGACAGCGGGGCAGCTGTCGGGGCCCTTCCACCTCCTTCAGATCCTTACTTCCCCCTCCAGTGGTATCTGAAGAACACGGGGCAAAATGGAGGGAAAGCTCGGCTGGATCTCAACGTGGAAGCTGCGTGGGCGCAAGGAGTCACCGGCAAGAACGTCACCACGGCCATCATGGATGACG GCGTTGACTACATGCATCCAGATTTGAAATACAACTAT AATGCTGAAGCGTCATATGATTTCAGCAGCAACGACCCTTTCCCATATCCGCGATATACAGACGATTGGTTCAACAG TCATGGAACACGATGTGCTGGCGAGGTGGCAGCTGCTAGAGACAACGGAGTCTGTGGAGTTGGAGTAGCATACGATTCGAAAATTGCAG GCATAAGAATGCTCGATCAGCCTTATATGACCGATTTGATAGAAGCCAATTCGATGGGACACGAGCCTCACAAGATCGACATCTACAGTGCTTCGTGGGGTCCTACAGACGATGGCAAAACAGTCGACGGACCCAGAAACGCCACCATGAGAGCCATTGTCCGAGGAGTCAACGAG GGTCGAAACGGGTTAGGAAACATTTATGTCTGGGCAAGTGGCGACGGCGGAGAAGATGATGATTGCAATTGTGACGGTTATGCAGCTTCTATGTGGACGGTCTCTATAAACAG CGCAATAAATGATGGTCAAAATGCTCATTATGATGAATCCTGTTCAAGTACACTGGCAAGCACTTTCAGCAACGGTGCTAAAGACCCTGCAACTGGTGTAGCTACGACAGATCTGTACGGAAAATGTACGACTACTCATTCCGGAACTAGTGCTGCTGCTCCTGAGGCCGCTGGAGTCTTTGCTCTGGCACTTGAAGcaaa TCCAAGTCTTACCTGGAGGGATATTCAACATCTGACTGTTCTGACTTCGAAAAGAAATTCGCTATTTGATGCAAAA GGTCGGTTTCATTGGACTATGAACGGTGTGGGTTTGGAGTTCAATCACTTGTTTGGATTTGGTGTCTTGGATGCTGGTGCCATGGTTGCATTGGCAAAACCTTGGAGAACTGTTCCGGCTAGATATCACTGTGAAGCAGGAGTACTCTTAGGATCACA tgaaatACCATCGGGACGATCGTTGCTTTTGAAAATCAAAACTGAAGCTTGCTTCGGCAAGGATACCGCTGTTAGTTATTTGGAACATGTGCAAGCAGTCGTAACAGCTAACGCTACCCGACGCGGTGATCTCGAACTATTCCTTACCAGTCCAATGGGAACCAG ATCAATGATTTTAAGTAGGCGGGCAAACGACGACGACAGCAGAGATGGATTCACAAAATGGCCATTTATGACTACTCATACCTGGGGCGAATATCCACAAGGAACTTGGCTATTAgaa gCGAGCTTTAATTCGAAAACACCACAGCGCGGTTGGTTACGGGAGTGGTCTTTGGTACTTCATGGGACTCGAGAAGCGCCTTACGAAGGTTTGAGAGCAGCTGATCCGCACTCAAAACTAgctattgtgaagaaagcacacGAAGAACGAGCCTCCCTTTAA